One stretch of Longimicrobium sp. DNA includes these proteins:
- a CDS encoding TonB family protein has translation MTPGLFESSTNLGLVETSLEGGRAYQALIRLDADYVAPAPGKRACSPVLENRQELVDLLHGVAEHHPQAGKMPAPVSRSAVVRLVVNRRGTVSYVEVVQPTGDEFVDRYVAAIAEHLRFTPATLDDVPYDVRTRFTLTFNLN, from the coding sequence GTGACGCCGGGGCTCTTCGAGAGCTCCACGAACCTGGGCCTGGTCGAGACCTCGCTGGAGGGCGGGCGCGCGTACCAGGCGCTGATCCGGCTGGATGCGGACTACGTGGCCCCCGCGCCGGGGAAGCGGGCGTGCAGCCCCGTGCTGGAGAACCGCCAGGAGCTGGTGGACCTGCTCCACGGCGTCGCCGAGCACCATCCGCAGGCGGGGAAGATGCCCGCGCCGGTGAGCAGGTCGGCGGTCGTGCGGCTCGTCGTCAACCGCCGCGGCACGGTAAGCTACGTGGAGGTGGTGCAGCCCACCGGCGACGAGTTCGTGGACCGCTACGTGGCCGCCATCGCCGAGCACCTGCGCTTCACCCCCGCCACGCTGGACGACGTGCCGTACGACGTGCGCACCCGCTTCACGCTGACGTTCAATCTGAACTGA
- a CDS encoding amidohydrolase family protein, with amino-acid sequence MRTRIVAAAMLLAAAPAAAQTVAIEGGTVYTAAGAPIRGGTVLIQDGRISAVGAGIAIPAGAVRIDARGKWVTPGLFESSTNLGLVEVGGVQETNDFRMQDTDRVAAGFNVADGLNPRSMVIPVTRIAGVTTAVSRPTGGLIAGQGVLLDLDGSRVETMLIRNPAGMWASIGENARDAGHGARGGIIMRLREVLEDAKAYGRNPASYDRGESRELSVSRLDLQALQPVLAGRLPLVVEAHRAADIQEAIRVAREYGLKLIISGGTEGWMVAQDLAAAHVPVIVKVLNNLPASYEALGARYENAALLRRAGVQVAITSGETFKAYNIRQEAGNAVAYGLPWEEAFRAVTLYPAQIWGVADRYGSLEPGKVANVVVWDGDPLELLTRVEHVFIRGREIPLVSRETQLRDRYRHLDDSRAYRQ; translated from the coding sequence GTGAGAACCCGAATCGTCGCCGCCGCCATGCTCCTGGCCGCGGCCCCCGCCGCGGCGCAGACCGTGGCCATCGAGGGCGGCACCGTGTACACCGCCGCCGGCGCGCCCATCCGCGGCGGCACCGTGCTCATTCAGGACGGCCGCATCTCCGCCGTCGGCGCCGGCATCGCCATCCCCGCCGGTGCCGTCCGCATCGACGCGCGCGGGAAGTGGGTGACGCCGGGGCTCTTCGAGAGCTCCACCAACCTGGGCCTGGTCGAGGTCGGCGGCGTCCAGGAGACCAACGACTTCCGGATGCAGGACACCGACCGCGTGGCCGCCGGCTTCAACGTGGCCGACGGGCTCAATCCCCGGTCGATGGTGATCCCGGTCACGCGCATCGCCGGGGTGACGACCGCGGTGAGCCGGCCCACCGGCGGGCTGATCGCCGGGCAGGGCGTGCTGCTGGACCTGGACGGCAGCCGCGTGGAGACCATGCTGATCCGCAACCCCGCGGGGATGTGGGCCAGCATCGGCGAGAACGCGCGCGACGCGGGGCACGGCGCCCGCGGCGGCATCATCATGCGCCTGCGCGAGGTGCTGGAGGACGCGAAGGCGTACGGCCGCAACCCGGCGAGCTACGACCGGGGCGAGAGCCGCGAGCTTTCCGTGAGCCGGCTGGACCTGCAGGCGCTGCAGCCGGTGCTGGCCGGGCGCCTTCCGCTGGTGGTGGAGGCGCACCGCGCGGCCGACATCCAGGAGGCCATCCGCGTGGCCCGCGAGTACGGGCTGAAGCTGATCATCTCCGGCGGCACCGAGGGGTGGATGGTGGCGCAGGACCTGGCCGCCGCGCACGTGCCGGTGATCGTGAAGGTGCTGAACAACCTTCCCGCCAGCTACGAGGCGCTGGGCGCGCGCTACGAGAACGCCGCGCTCCTGCGCCGGGCCGGCGTGCAGGTGGCCATCACCAGCGGCGAGACCTTCAAGGCGTACAACATCCGCCAGGAAGCCGGCAACGCCGTGGCCTACGGGCTCCCGTGGGAGGAGGCGTTCCGCGCGGTGACCCTCTACCCCGCGCAGATCTGGGGCGTGGCGGACCGCTACGGGTCGCTGGAGCCGGGGAAGGTGGCCAACGTGGTGGTGTGGGACGGCGACCCGCTGGAGCTGCTGACCCGCGTGGAGCACGTGTTCATCCGCGGCCGCGAGATCCCGCTGGTGAGCCGCGAGACGCAGCTCCGCGACCGCTACCGCCACCTCGACGATTCGCGGGCGTACCGGCAGTAG
- a CDS encoding nucleotidyltransferase family protein, whose translation MAAADGHARTADRADRGDAERRPVSARELLLRAARMGTAEDDASLGGMEWPHVFALAERHRMIPLLHRHLADAPLPAEVSAELRARNRDEVHRALRLAAELRRLLAALGAAGIEVLAYKGPALAVQAYGDLSLRSFVDLDLLVRPGDVPRALGVLDAQGYAPALALSPAQERYFRRVDGDYPLVHRQTELLVELHARVSSERFCMPVETHGLMRRAQSVPVGGGAMRTLGDDDLLLVLCVHGAKHRWKRLEWLAAVAALLRGQRGDVATVLERATQARARRTVLLGLSLARRLLDAPLPPAVVREIEGDAALSRLADEAVRRMFEETGDEGEDTAANLAFNLRARDGTMDRARYAGRWLFGPSPEDWRWAHLPDALFPLYRVLRPVRLLMRHGGRRGG comes from the coding sequence ATGGCGGCGGCGGACGGGCATGCGCGGACGGCGGATCGGGCCGATCGGGGGGATGCGGAGCGGCGCCCCGTCTCTGCGCGCGAGCTTCTCCTCCGGGCCGCGCGGATGGGGACGGCGGAGGATGATGCTTCGCTCGGGGGGATGGAGTGGCCGCACGTCTTCGCCCTGGCGGAGCGGCACCGGATGATCCCGCTCCTGCACCGCCATCTCGCGGACGCCCCGCTCCCCGCCGAGGTGTCCGCGGAGCTGCGCGCGCGCAACCGCGACGAGGTGCACCGCGCGCTCCGCCTCGCCGCCGAGCTGCGCCGGCTCCTGGCCGCGCTCGGCGCCGCGGGGATCGAGGTACTGGCGTACAAGGGGCCGGCGCTCGCCGTCCAGGCGTACGGAGACCTGTCGCTGCGCTCCTTCGTCGATCTCGATCTCCTCGTGCGGCCCGGCGACGTCCCGCGCGCGCTCGGGGTGCTCGACGCGCAGGGATATGCACCCGCCCTCGCCCTTTCGCCCGCGCAGGAGCGCTACTTCCGGCGCGTGGATGGGGATTACCCGCTCGTGCATCGCCAGACGGAGCTGCTGGTCGAGCTGCACGCGCGCGTCTCGTCCGAGCGCTTCTGCATGCCGGTGGAGACGCACGGCCTGATGCGCCGCGCGCAATCCGTCCCCGTCGGCGGCGGCGCGATGCGGACGCTGGGGGATGACGATCTCCTCCTCGTCCTCTGCGTCCACGGCGCCAAGCACCGGTGGAAGCGGCTGGAGTGGCTGGCCGCCGTCGCCGCGCTCCTCCGCGGCCAGCGCGGGGACGTCGCCACGGTGCTCGAGCGTGCGACGCAGGCGCGCGCGCGGCGGACGGTTCTCCTGGGACTGTCGCTCGCGCGGCGGCTTCTGGACGCGCCGTTGCCGCCCGCGGTGGTACGGGAGATCGAGGGAGACGCGGCGCTCTCCAGGCTGGCGGACGAGGCGGTGCGGCGGATGTTCGAGGAGACGGGGGACGAGGGGGAGGATACGGCGGCGAACCTGGCGTTCAACCTCCGCGCGCGCGACGGGACGATGGACCGCGCGCGCTACGCCGGGCGCTGGCTCTTCGGCCCGTCGCCGGAGGACTGGCGCTGGGCGCATCTCCCCGACGCGCTCTTCCCCCTCTACCGCGTGCTGCGGCCCGTGCGGCTCCTGATGCGCCACGGCGGGAGGCGCGGCGGATGA
- a CDS encoding amidohydrolase: MKRAPYALVLAAAAACAGGQARPATRPGAQSQPAPARAPTPFPSTYRPFASTPTLIRGGTVMTAAGQVIPNGQVLMVDGKIAAVGATVTAPAGVTVIDATGKYVTPGIIDDHSHLGVYPSPEVQAHSDGNEATQPNTAEVWAEHSVWPQDPGFVRALEGGVTTLQILPGSANLFGGRSVVLKNVPSRTVQGMKFPGAPYGLKMACGENPKRVYGNRGGPSTRMGEMAWDRQAWIRAQAYREKWDRWDRGDHSGTAPERDLELETMAGVLRGEILVHNHCYRADEMAQMIDMSREFGYHIRSFHHGVEAYKIRDLLAADSISASLWADWWGFKMEALDFTRANLPLVFEAGVRAIVHSDDPTGIQKLNQEAAKAIEAGREIGIDVSPNDALRWMTANPAWALGIDRWVGTLEPGKNADVVIWSGNPFSVYTRADQVFIDGALMFDRFNPRRQPRTDFEVGLFPAEASQ, from the coding sequence ATGAAACGTGCGCCGTACGCGCTCGTGCTGGCGGCGGCCGCGGCGTGCGCAGGGGGGCAGGCACGTCCGGCCACGCGGCCGGGCGCGCAGAGCCAGCCCGCCCCCGCGCGCGCCCCGACGCCCTTCCCCAGCACGTACCGCCCCTTCGCGTCCACCCCCACGCTCATCCGCGGCGGCACGGTGATGACCGCGGCGGGGCAGGTGATCCCCAACGGCCAGGTGCTGATGGTGGACGGGAAGATCGCCGCCGTGGGCGCCACCGTAACCGCGCCCGCGGGGGTGACGGTGATCGATGCCACGGGGAAGTACGTCACCCCCGGCATCATCGACGACCACTCGCACCTGGGCGTCTACCCGAGCCCCGAGGTGCAGGCGCACAGCGACGGCAACGAGGCCACGCAGCCCAACACCGCCGAGGTGTGGGCCGAGCACTCCGTCTGGCCCCAGGACCCCGGCTTCGTGCGCGCGCTGGAGGGCGGCGTCACCACCCTGCAGATCCTTCCCGGAAGCGCCAACCTGTTCGGCGGGCGCAGCGTGGTGCTGAAGAACGTGCCCAGCCGCACCGTGCAGGGGATGAAGTTTCCCGGCGCGCCGTACGGGCTGAAGATGGCCTGCGGCGAGAACCCCAAGCGCGTGTACGGCAACCGCGGCGGGCCGTCGACCCGGATGGGCGAGATGGCGTGGGACCGGCAGGCCTGGATCCGCGCGCAGGCGTACCGCGAGAAGTGGGACCGCTGGGACCGCGGCGACCACTCGGGAACCGCGCCCGAGCGCGACCTAGAGCTGGAGACCATGGCCGGCGTGCTGCGCGGCGAGATCCTGGTGCACAACCACTGCTACCGGGCCGACGAGATGGCGCAGATGATCGACATGTCGCGCGAGTTCGGCTACCACATCCGCTCGTTCCACCACGGCGTGGAGGCGTACAAGATCCGCGACCTGCTGGCAGCCGACTCCATCAGCGCCTCGCTCTGGGCCGACTGGTGGGGGTTCAAAATGGAGGCGCTGGACTTCACCCGCGCCAACCTCCCGCTGGTGTTCGAGGCCGGCGTGCGCGCCATCGTGCACTCCGACGACCCCACGGGAATCCAGAAGCTGAACCAGGAGGCGGCCAAGGCCATCGAGGCGGGGCGGGAGATCGGCATTGACGTGTCGCCCAACGACGCGCTGCGCTGGATGACGGCCAACCCCGCGTGGGCGCTGGGGATCGACCGCTGGGTGGGCACGCTGGAGCCGGGGAAGAACGCCGACGTGGTGATCTGGTCCGGCAACCCCTTCTCGGTCTACACCCGCGCCGACCAGGTCTTCATCGACGGCGCGCTGATGTTCGACCGTTTCAACCCGCGGCGCCAGCCCCGGACCGACTTTGAGGTGGGACTGTTCCCAGCGGAGGCCAGCCAGTGA
- a CDS encoding ABC transporter ATP-binding protein translates to MSATGDTARPPLRRVLPALLRELWRLDARRVVASLVLSLAAAGFEAAGVVMLVPLLTAVGLPAPAGSAGRMGGLARHALATVGLRPTLAAVLGLFVAITAASALVTRAQNLAAWRLEQATALTFRRRLYAAIAGARWLHFTRIRSSDLVHALTGECDRCARSSSYLISVLTFLLVSLAYFALALRVSVPASLVAAGCGAVLLVALRGYSRSVRRHGEGLREAHAEMTAAASEHLQSMKTVKSYGAEERNVALFGAAAQHAADVHLHATRIYGDSRALFSIGSVVLLGVVTWVSVAVLKLPGASTLLLAFIFFRVVPRLQNLQTYHQLLLHDLPAYEYVTGRIAALEAERERLSPGEPVHALARGIRFEGVSFGYPGVERDAVGGVDLEIGARRTTAIVGPSGSGKTTVADLVMGLVPPRSGRVVVDGRVLDEEWMRGWREGIGYVAQDTVLFHDTVRANLLWARPGATDAEMREALRQAAADGFVDALPQGMETVIGDRGVRLSGGERQRLALARALLRRPALLILDEATSALDTENERRIRDAIGALHGHVTILLITHRLSSVRDADAIHVMESGRLVESGTWAELVAKPGGRFRALWRSQEADEEESD, encoded by the coding sequence ATGAGCGCCACCGGCGACACCGCGCGCCCGCCGCTGCGGCGCGTCCTTCCCGCGCTGCTGCGCGAGCTCTGGCGGCTGGACGCGCGGCGGGTGGTGGCGTCGCTGGTCCTGTCGCTCGCCGCGGCCGGCTTCGAGGCCGCGGGCGTGGTGATGCTGGTGCCGCTCCTCACCGCCGTCGGCCTTCCCGCTCCCGCCGGCTCCGCGGGGAGGATGGGCGGGCTGGCCCGGCACGCGCTGGCGACGGTGGGGCTGCGGCCCACGCTGGCGGCGGTGCTCGGGCTCTTCGTCGCCATCACCGCGGCGAGCGCGCTGGTCACCCGCGCGCAGAACCTGGCCGCGTGGCGCCTGGAACAGGCCACCGCGCTCACCTTCCGCCGCCGCCTCTACGCGGCCATCGCCGGCGCGCGCTGGCTGCACTTCACCCGCATCCGCTCGTCGGACCTGGTGCACGCGCTCACCGGCGAGTGCGACCGGTGCGCGCGCAGCTCGTCGTACCTCATCTCCGTTCTCACCTTCCTGCTCGTTTCGCTCGCGTACTTCGCGCTGGCGCTGCGCGTCTCCGTCCCCGCGTCGCTGGTGGCCGCCGGGTGCGGCGCGGTGCTGCTGGTGGCGCTGCGCGGCTACTCGCGCTCCGTCCGCCGCCACGGCGAGGGGCTGCGCGAGGCGCACGCCGAGATGACCGCCGCCGCCAGCGAGCACCTGCAGAGCATGAAGACGGTGAAGAGCTACGGCGCCGAGGAGCGCAACGTGGCGCTCTTCGGCGCCGCCGCGCAGCACGCGGCCGACGTGCACCTGCACGCCACCCGCATCTATGGCGACTCGCGCGCGCTGTTCAGCATCGGCTCGGTGGTGCTGCTCGGCGTGGTGACCTGGGTGTCGGTGGCCGTATTGAAGCTCCCCGGCGCCTCCACGCTGCTGCTGGCCTTCATCTTCTTCCGCGTGGTCCCGCGGCTGCAGAACCTGCAGACGTACCACCAGCTGCTGCTGCACGACCTTCCCGCGTACGAGTACGTCACCGGGCGCATCGCCGCGCTGGAGGCCGAGCGCGAGCGCCTCTCCCCCGGCGAGCCCGTGCACGCGCTGGCACGGGGGATCCGCTTCGAAGGCGTCTCGTTCGGCTACCCCGGCGTGGAGCGCGACGCGGTCGGCGGGGTGGACCTGGAGATCGGGGCGCGGAGGACGACGGCCATCGTGGGCCCCTCCGGATCGGGGAAGACTACCGTGGCCGACCTGGTGATGGGGCTCGTACCCCCGAGGTCGGGCCGCGTGGTGGTGGACGGGCGGGTGCTGGACGAGGAATGGATGCGCGGGTGGCGCGAGGGGATCGGGTACGTGGCGCAGGACACCGTCCTTTTCCACGACACCGTGCGCGCCAACCTCCTCTGGGCGCGCCCCGGCGCGACCGACGCGGAGATGCGCGAGGCGCTGCGCCAAGCGGCGGCGGACGGCTTCGTGGACGCGCTGCCGCAGGGGATGGAGACGGTGATCGGCGACCGCGGCGTGCGCCTTTCCGGCGGCGAGCGGCAGCGGCTGGCGCTGGCCCGCGCGCTCCTGCGCCGCCCCGCGCTGCTCATCCTGGACGAAGCCACCAGCGCGCTCGACACCGAGAACGAGCGGCGCATCCGTGACGCCATCGGCGCGCTGCACGGCCACGTCACCATCCTCCTCATCACCCACCGTCTCTCCAGCGTCCGCGACGCCGACGCCATCCACGTGATGGAGTCCGGGCGCCTGGTGGAGAGCGGCACCTGGGCGGAACTGGTTGCCAAGCCCGGCGGACGCTTCCGCGCGCTGTGGCGCAGCCAGGAGGCGGACGAAGAGGAGTCAGACTAA
- a CDS encoding DUF4442 domain-containing protein yields MPESLRTRLTRIAVTHFFPAYRGTGGRITYIADDWYEVRVEIPLSRRTRNYVGTIFGGSMYGAVDPIYMVMLIKLLGPGYTVWDKSASIRFRKPGRTTLHARFTLDDAELGAIRQALKTERALDRTYRIELADAEGTVHAEVEKVIHIRPQKRSGAASAADAAG; encoded by the coding sequence ATGCCCGAATCGCTCCGCACGCGCCTGACGCGCATCGCCGTCACCCACTTCTTCCCCGCGTACCGGGGGACGGGCGGCAGGATCACCTACATCGCCGACGACTGGTACGAGGTGCGGGTGGAGATCCCGCTGAGCCGGCGCACGCGCAACTACGTAGGCACCATCTTCGGCGGCAGCATGTACGGCGCGGTGGACCCCATCTACATGGTGATGCTGATCAAGCTGCTCGGCCCCGGCTACACCGTGTGGGACAAGTCCGCGTCCATCCGCTTCCGCAAGCCCGGCCGCACCACGCTGCACGCCCGCTTCACCCTGGACGACGCGGAGCTCGGCGCCATTCGCCAGGCGCTGAAGACGGAGCGCGCCCTCGACCGCACCTACCGCATCGAGCTGGCGGACGCGGAGGGCACCGTGCACGCCGAGGTGGAGAAGGTGATCCACATCCGCCCCCAAAAGCGCTCCGGTGCCGCATCCGCCGCCGACGCCGCGGGATGA
- a CDS encoding sensor histidine kinase codes for MDDAPETDEPNAAPHAPPSRLPGSVRALLRIPLFYKILIANAVLVLVGTLFGTLVTARFVRDEPGASLLGFTGLLALIGIAVTLLVNAVILRVALRPLDDLERTAARVQRGELDRRAPVSPVADRELERLRRTFNAMLDTAAAYRTRLREVAARALSAAEEERKRIARELHDETAQMLAALLIRIRVVRNSRDPAQMEPLLDGMREDVSRALEGIRRFARGLRPPALDELGLVPAIEGHARSLEEIAGLKVELRADDVAGDLPPEAELATYRIVQEALSNVVRHARATRATVTLAHERGRLVVTVEDDGRGFDPDNVMSTEGGGLGLFGMKERAGYIGGRVEVASTPGTGTRVRAEIPLHDETPE; via the coding sequence ATGGACGACGCACCGGAGACGGACGAGCCGAACGCCGCGCCGCACGCGCCGCCATCGCGCCTCCCGGGGTCCGTGCGCGCGCTGCTCCGCATCCCCCTCTTCTACAAGATCCTGATCGCCAACGCGGTGCTGGTGCTGGTCGGCACCCTTTTCGGGACGCTGGTGACCGCGCGCTTCGTGCGCGACGAGCCCGGCGCCTCGCTGCTGGGCTTCACCGGGCTGCTGGCGCTGATCGGCATCGCCGTCACCCTGCTGGTGAACGCGGTGATCCTCCGCGTGGCGCTGCGCCCGCTGGACGACCTGGAGCGCACCGCCGCCCGCGTGCAGCGCGGCGAGCTGGACCGGCGCGCCCCCGTCTCTCCCGTGGCCGACCGCGAGCTGGAGCGGCTGCGGCGCACCTTCAACGCCATGCTCGACACCGCCGCCGCGTATCGGACGCGGCTGCGCGAGGTGGCCGCGCGCGCCCTGAGCGCGGCCGAGGAGGAGCGCAAGCGCATCGCCCGCGAGCTGCACGACGAGACCGCGCAGATGCTGGCCGCGCTCCTGATCCGCATCCGCGTGGTGCGCAACAGCCGCGACCCCGCGCAGATGGAGCCGCTGCTGGACGGGATGCGCGAGGACGTCTCCCGCGCGCTGGAGGGGATTCGCCGCTTCGCGCGCGGCCTGCGCCCGCCCGCGCTCGACGAGCTGGGGCTGGTTCCGGCCATCGAGGGCCACGCCCGCTCGCTGGAGGAGATCGCCGGGTTGAAGGTGGAGCTGCGCGCCGACGACGTGGCCGGCGACCTCCCGCCCGAGGCGGAGCTGGCCACCTACCGCATCGTGCAGGAGGCGCTCTCCAACGTTGTCCGCCACGCACGCGCCACCCGCGCGACCGTCACGCTGGCGCACGAGCGCGGCCGCCTCGTCGTCACGGTGGAGGACGACGGGCGCGGCTTCGACCCGGACAATGTGATGTCGACGGAGGGCGGGGGACTGGGGTTGTTCGGGATGAAGGAGCGGGCGGGCTACATCGGCGGGCGGGTGGAGGTCGCCAGCACCCCCGGCACGGGCACCCGCGTCCGCGCCGAGATCCCGCTGCACGACGAGACACCGGAGTAA
- a CDS encoding DMT family transporter: MTRQEVEASAIQAEAGGPVPGWGWTETALSLMVLVWGVNYSVVKHALAQFDPLAFNALRFCIASVFVWMVMRAQGDVGRPERRDVLRLIGLGILGNVIYQGCFVLGLARTPAGSASLILAVSPVMTAMLSALTGHERPGWRTWGGAAVAIGGIALITGSGIGLRSAREVTGDVILIFAAFAWAAYTVSARPMVRKYGAVRTTAWTMWTGAVGLVALGSPALVRQDWGKVDVLDWAALVFSALFAIGLAYLIWYRGVERIGNTRTAIFSNLSPVVAVACAAVLLHERPSEWALLGAILTLGGVMIVRSDPGHASPAARIMEAEAAD, translated from the coding sequence ATGACGCGGCAGGAGGTGGAAGCGAGCGCGATCCAGGCGGAGGCGGGCGGCCCCGTTCCCGGCTGGGGATGGACGGAGACGGCGCTCTCGCTGATGGTGCTCGTGTGGGGCGTGAACTACTCGGTGGTGAAGCACGCGCTGGCGCAGTTCGATCCGCTGGCCTTCAACGCCCTCCGCTTCTGCATCGCCAGCGTGTTCGTGTGGATGGTGATGCGCGCGCAGGGCGACGTGGGCCGCCCCGAGCGCCGCGACGTACTCCGGCTGATCGGGCTGGGGATCCTGGGGAACGTGATCTACCAGGGATGCTTCGTGCTGGGGCTCGCGCGGACGCCCGCGGGAAGCGCCAGCCTGATCCTGGCGGTGAGCCCGGTGATGACCGCGATGCTCTCCGCGCTGACCGGACACGAGCGCCCGGGGTGGCGCACCTGGGGCGGCGCTGCGGTCGCCATCGGCGGGATCGCGTTGATCACCGGCTCGGGGATCGGGCTGCGCAGCGCGCGCGAGGTCACGGGCGACGTGATCCTGATCTTCGCCGCATTCGCGTGGGCGGCGTACACCGTCAGCGCCCGGCCGATGGTGCGCAAGTACGGCGCGGTGCGCACCACCGCGTGGACGATGTGGACCGGCGCGGTCGGGCTGGTGGCGCTCGGCTCGCCCGCGCTGGTGCGGCAGGACTGGGGGAAGGTGGACGTGCTGGACTGGGCGGCGCTGGTGTTCTCGGCGCTCTTCGCCATCGGGCTGGCATACCTGATCTGGTATCGCGGCGTGGAGCGGATCGGCAACACGCGCACCGCCATCTTCTCCAACCTGAGCCCCGTGGTCGCGGTCGCCTGCGCGGCGGTGCTGCTGCACGAGCGGCCGTCGGAGTGGGCGCTCCTCGGCGCGATCCTGACCCTCGGTGGCGTGATGATCGTCCGCTCCGACCCCGGCCACGCCTCCCCCGCGGCGCGCATCATGGAGGCGGAAGCGGCGGACTGA
- a CDS encoding OCRE domain-containing protein: protein MTSKLTLPLALVVAAAFSASPALAQHGNGHGNGRGHEAKEHGRGHDDRDGDRHTDRRDDRRDDRRSDSWRRSNGTLSRRVPPGWCIGRGNPHNTVANCGRGNNRYDRRYDPRYRDQYGSTSGRTTDRFGRSYDPRTGRYYDSRTGRYYDSRGNVYGGSSSSNRGAFDAWKRNHDAQCRALARQRPLDLSYQSRVRNQCVAEERDARRRYGV from the coding sequence ATGACGAGCAAGCTGACCCTCCCCCTGGCCCTGGTGGTGGCCGCCGCGTTCTCGGCGTCGCCGGCACTGGCCCAGCACGGGAACGGGCATGGGAACGGCCGCGGGCACGAGGCCAAGGAGCACGGCCGCGGCCACGACGACCGCGACGGCGACCGCCACACCGATCGGCGTGACGACCGGCGGGACGACCGCCGCAGCGACAGCTGGCGCCGCAGCAACGGCACGCTGAGCCGCCGGGTGCCGCCGGGGTGGTGCATCGGGCGCGGGAACCCGCACAACACGGTGGCCAACTGCGGCCGCGGCAACAACCGCTACGACCGGCGCTACGATCCGCGCTACCGCGACCAGTACGGCAGCACCAGCGGCCGCACCACGGACCGCTTCGGCCGCTCGTACGACCCGCGCACCGGCCGCTACTACGATTCGCGCACGGGCCGCTACTACGACTCGCGCGGCAACGTGTACGGCGGTTCGAGCAGCAGCAACCGCGGCGCGTTCGACGCGTGGAAGCGCAACCACGACGCGCAGTGCCGCGCCCTGGCGCGCCAGCGCCCGCTGGACCTGAGCTACCAGAGCCGGGTGCGCAACCAGTGCGTGGCCGAGGAGCGCGACGCCCGCCGCCGCTACGGTGTCTGA
- a CDS encoding GAF domain-containing protein: MAEYTLVADRTGELRMDAAAKEERYRDVAAQIEAVLAPERDLLAAMTTVVCLLHNAFPYFFWTGFYRRVGATRLLVGPYQGTMGCLEIDFARGVCGAAARERRTQLVADVNAFPGHIACDSASASEIVVPVLDARGELIAVLDVDSTLPAAFDETDQRWLERIVTLLAGKEILPVVSVE; the protein is encoded by the coding sequence ATGGCGGAATACACGCTGGTGGCGGACCGGACGGGCGAACTGCGGATGGACGCGGCGGCGAAGGAGGAGCGCTACCGCGACGTGGCCGCGCAGATCGAGGCGGTGCTCGCCCCCGAGCGCGACCTGCTGGCGGCGATGACCACGGTGGTCTGCCTCCTCCACAACGCGTTCCCCTACTTCTTCTGGACGGGCTTCTACCGCCGGGTGGGCGCCACGCGCCTGCTCGTCGGCCCGTACCAGGGGACGATGGGGTGCCTGGAGATCGACTTCGCGCGCGGGGTCTGCGGCGCCGCGGCGCGCGAGCGGCGGACGCAGCTCGTCGCGGACGTGAACGCCTTCCCCGGCCACATCGCCTGCGACTCGGCCTCCGCGTCGGAGATCGTGGTGCCGGTGCTGGACGCGCGCGGCGAGCTGATCGCCGTGCTGGACGTGGACAGCACCCTCCCCGCCGCCTTCGACGAGACGGACCAGCGCTGGCTCGAACGGATCGTCACTCTGCTGGCCGGCAAGGAGATTCTCCCCGTCGTCTCGGTCGAATGA